In the genome of Streptomyces sp. Q6, the window CCGTCGGATCCGCTCGCGCAGCGCGTCCAGGCCGTAGCGGGCGGCGATGTCGAGGCCCTCGCCGTAGTGGTGTTCCTCAAGCAGCGGGAGGATCTTGGTGCGCCAGGTCCGGTCGAGCCCGCCCTCGCGGTAGACGCCGGGCTTCATCAGATAGGACGGGCCGATGGCGAAGTCGGGGTCGTCGATCGCCTCGTTGAGGGCGTCGAGCAGGCTGGCCGGCTCGGGGTCCTTGCCCTCGCGCTCCAGCCAGCGGGTGAGCAGGCCCGCCGTGGGCTCCACCCGCGGGGAGAGCTCCACGAACGCGAAACGGCGCCGCATCGCCGCGTCCACCAACGCGATCGACCGGTCCGCGGTGTTCATGGTGCCGATCACGTACAGGTTCGGCGGCAGCCCGAAGTCGTCCCCCGAGTAGGTCAGGCGCACCGAGCGCGTGCGGTACTCCAGGAGGAAGTACAGCTCGCCGAAGACCTTCGCAAGATTGGCCCGGTTGATCTCGTCGATGATCAGGAAGTGCGGCACATGCCGATTGCCCTCGCGCGAAGCGGTGTCGGCGAGTTCCCGCAGCGGTCCCGCCGTCAGCCGGAACGCGACCTCCCGGGTCTCAGGGTCCTCGACCGGCCGGAAGCCCTCGAAGAAGTCCTCGTACGCGTACGACGGATGGAACTGGACGATCTTGACTTGTTCCGGGCCGCCGCCGAAGTACTCGGCCAGCTGCAGCGCCAGATACGTCTTTCCGGTGCCGGGCGGCCCGTAGAGCACCATCTGCCGCTCGTCGAGGAGGAGTTCACGCAGTTCGTCGACGAAGGACCGGTCGTGGACGAGCAGCTTGTGGGCGAACTCCTCGGTGACCTCGGGGAGCGTCAGGACGCGCTGCTCGGTGGAGGAGTCCAGGACCTGCCCGGCCTCCTCCGAGGCGGTCCCTGCGCCGCCGGTGAGCGCGGCGAGCTGCTCCAGGACGGAGGTCAGGTCGACCACGTCGTGCTGGGCGGAGAGCTTCTGCTGTATTTCCTCCGGCAGTTCCTCGTACGGGTGGCTCGTCTCCTGCCAGGACACCGTGCGCCGCAGGTTGGAGAGCCCGCCGGGAGAGCCCGACTGCACCAGGTCGCCGGTGATCCGCCCAAGGTGGAGCAGACCGTCGCTGAGGGTGGCGACGGTGTCGCCGATTCGCATCTGGGTGATGAAGGCGTGCAGTTCGTCGACGAGTCCGCGCTTCTGGTGGTAGGTCGCCGAGCCCTCATAGCCTTCCTCGACGAAGCGACGCAGCACGCTCTTGGTCGGGTCGGGCTCGTCCACCTGCGGAAGGTGTGCCGCATCGAGTGAGACGACGCCCTCCTTCAGCCAGAGCTGACGGACCAGGTTGTGCCCGGAGACGTTGTTCCCCCGCACCAGCCAGGCCTTCTGCGGAGCCCGCCAGCTCTGCGGCAGGAAGTCGCCGAGGCGGTGCCCGTCGTCGGTGCTGCGCCAGGTGCCGGGCCCTGTGGCTCCGTAGCCGAGAACCAGTGCGGCCGCGGCGGACGGCGAGTTGCACTCGATGTCGCGGGACGCGGTCCACGTGTCGGAGCGGGGCCCATCGGCCAGCGTCCCGCTGTCCCGCAGTTCGGCACGGAGCCGGCGGGCGGCAGGGGGCAGCCCCGGCCAGTCCTCCGCCGATACCGCCGATCCCGCGGTCACCAGGAACTTGTGCGATCCGTTGTCACCGATCTCGGTGAGCAGATGACCGCGGGCCTCCCCGGCGTCCTTGGGCAGGGCGATCCGGAAGTCCGGGAAGCCGGGAAGGCGGTCGGGGAGCTGCGGCATGGGGACCTTCCGTGGCGTGGGCGGATCGGGCGGTACGAAGCACGTCCAGCGTACGTGTTGACGGTGTCAATGGGTGTGTGCGGCGTGTAGAGCGCTCACCACACCCCGTTCACCTACCGGCGCTCGGGGAACACCTGGGCACTGTCCCGGTGCTTCCGCGCCGTCGGGACGGGCGCCTGAGAGTGGCCGGCGAGGTCGTTCAGCTTCACGTGCAGGGCGTCCTGATCGGCGTAGTCCCCGCGTGTGGCCGCGGCGCGCAGTTCGTCCCAGGTGGTCAGGACGGAGCGCCGTACGGACTCCGGGAAGCGGCCGAGCTCGGCGTCGTGGGCCGCGAGCATGGACCGCCAGGTGGCGGTGTCGATCTGCCGCCACAGGCTGCGGGCGTTCTCCGTCGCGGCCCGCATCGCGGGCAGATCCATCCGCTCCCGGGCCGCGTCCAGGGCGCGCCGTGCGTCGCCCAGCTCTCCGGCCAGCCGGCCAAGACCCAGCTCCCGGCCCCGGCGTGCACCGATGGACACGTTGGCCGTCCAGCCGCGTGCGTTCCGGCACGTCTCCACCGTGTCGCGGGCCTCGTCGAGGAATCCGTCGAGGGACCGGCCGAGGGTTTCACCGCGCACGGTCGCGGTGAGCTGCTCGGTCAGTTCCGTGAAGGCGTCGCGCTCCGCGTCCTTGAGCTCGTCGCCGAAATGGGCGAGATGGGTATGGACCTCGTCAAGGAGATGAGCGGCGTCGCGGCCGATTCCGTCGGCGACCGCGCTGCGGCGCAGCCGCGCTCCCTGCTCCTCGCCGTCGCCGAGGCGGTAGGCGAGGTGCACGGTGCGGTTCTCGTCGATCCGTACGCGCAGGACGAGCCGCTCCGCACCTCCGGAGCCTGCGCCGAGGAGATGTGTGTGCTGTCCGCAGAACTCGTTGCGGGCATGGGACTTCTCATGCGGTCCTTCGACGAACCGGAAGGTCAGCGCGGTGGCGGTGTCAGGCCGGACCTGGAGGTCCTCGATGTTCTGCCAGTCGGTCGGGTACGTCGTTCCGGCGGGGAAGACGACCGCTACGGTGCCGTCGTCGAGGGCAAGCCCCAGGTTCTGGGCGGTGACCTGCTCCGGCTGGTCGGTGTGGAAGAGCGCGTCACAGGCCGAACACGCCGTCAGACCGGAGGCGTTGACCATCTGGCACCGGGGGCACTTCAGGCCGCCCGCGTCCAGCGGCTGGTCGCAGTCCCGGCACACGGTGGACGTGGTGGAGTTCTGCCGGCAACCGCAGTGCGGGCATTCGGCGCGGGCCGCGACGGGGGCGGACGCCCGCAGCCCGGAGAGGTCACGGGCACAGACCGGGCAGCTCACGGTCCCCTCGGCGGCGGGCACATGACAGTCGGGGCAGTCGATCGTCGCTGTGCCGAGCAGCGAGGTGCCGCAGTCGGGGCAGGCGCTCTCGGCGAGCGGGATCCCTGTGGTCAGGCACTGCTCGGAGGGGCAGGCGAGAGCGGATACGAGCCCGGTCTCGATGCCGGCGCCCAGTGCGACGGCGGCCATCGGGTCGGTTTCGCTGTTCACCTTCTCCTCACCGAACAGTTCGGTCAGCAGGCGGCGGACGAGCGGGATACGGGTCGAGCCGCCGACGAGGAGGACCTTGTCGATGTCCTCGGGCATCCTGGACGTCTCGCGCAGCACGCCGCGGGTGATCTCCAGGGTGCGGGCGATGTCAGCGCTGATCAGCGCCTCGAAGCCGTCGCGGGTGACCTTTCCCGTCCAGGAGCCGCCGTTCTCTCCCAGCGGCGCGAGGATGATCTCCGCTGCGGGAACGTCCGAGAGCTCGATCTTGGTCCGTTCGGACGCGGCGCGGATCCGCGCCGCGTCGCCGGTCCCGGAGAGGTCGCGGTCGCCGAGCCGTTCCTCGACGAGCATCCGGTAGAGCGCGGAGTCGAAGTCGGCTCCGCCGAGCGACTTGTCCCCGCCGAGGCCGTACACCTTGAAGTACCCGGGTCCGATGATCAGCAGCGATACGTCGAAGGTGCCGCCGCCGAGGTCGTAGACGAGTACCGAGCACATGTCGTCGTCGTCCTCGACGAGGCGCTCGACTCCGAAGGCGTGGGCCGCAGCGGTCGGTTCCTCCAGGATCCGTACGACGGTGAAGCCCGCCAGCTCCCCGGCTTCCCGCACCGCCGCGAACTGCGGTTCCGTGAAGTACGCCGGTACGGTGATCACGGCCCGCCGGAAGGGTTCGCCGGCGGTGTTCTCGGCGTCCGTGCGCAGCCGCCGCAGCAGGATCGCCGAGATCTGCACGGGCGTCAGCCAGTGGGCGCCGAGCCGGATCTCGACCCCTCCGTCCCCGTCGGTGGACTCCCGCACCGGTGGTGCGTCCGCGGGCCGTTCGGCGAGCAGTCGCTGTACGTCGTCGTCGGCGTGGCGGCGGCCGATCAGTCGCTTCACCTCGGTGATCACGGAACCGGGCAGCCGGTCGCGCACGCCGAGCGCCTCGCTGCCCACCAGGAGGGACCCGTCGGCGTCCACACCGACGGCGGACGCAGTGGCCTGCTCGCCGTGGCGGTTGGGCAGGACGACCGGAACGCCGCCGTCCATCCAGACGGTGACGGAGTTGGTGGTGCCGAGATCGATTCCGAGCGTGCGGTACGGCATGGCGTGCCCTTCGGGCTGTCTGGACGGGGCAGGGGTGTGCGGTGCGTGCTCAGCGGCGGCGCTTGGAGGGCTTGCGGGGCAGTGGCTGCCGACGCCGGGCGCGGCTGGTGCGGCGCGGCTGGTTCCGGCGTTCTCGCGTGGGCCCGGCTTTTGGCGGCCCGTCGTGTGCTGCTGGTTCGGTGGCGGGCACGGGTACGGGTTGAGGTGCTGGTACTGGTTCCGGTGTGGGCGCGGGCCCGGGTACGGCGAGGACGACGTCGGCCCGGCGCAGGCAGTCGGTCCCGTGCCGGAAGCCGGTGACGGTCTCCCGTAGGACGGTGCCCTCGGGGGCGGTCGGGTGTGGTTCCACGCCCGTCACCCGCGCCTCCACCGGGTCGGGGGTCTTCCCCGTCAGGTCCATGGGGCGGACGTCGTGGCGGGCGAGTTCGGCCCGGAGCATCCGGTGGGCGGCGTCCGTCTGCTGCTGCACGGCGGCAGCGAGCCGTCCGGTGGGGTCTGCTTCGGACCGTCCGAGCTCCTCGGACCGGGCCGCCGTGTCGGCGAGGAGGTCGTCGAGCGGCAGCAGCGCGGTGAGCAGGCCGGTCAGCCGGGCTTCGGCGTCGTCGCGCTTACGGGAGAGCGCCGCGACGCGGACGCGCAGCTTGCTCAGCTCGTCGGGGCCGGGCGGGGGAGTGGTCACTGCGGTGCGGGGCCTTCCGGTGCGGCGGTGGACGGGAGGGGAGGGGTGAGCAGTTCGGCGACGAGGGAGTCGGCTGGGGTGCGGGCTGCGTCGTGGGCGGCCTTCAGGGCGCGCTCGCGGTCCGTGTCCCGGGCACGGCGAGCCCGGGAGATCGCCACGCCTGCCGCCTTCGCGAGGTCCCCCTGACCGATGCCCGGCCGGGTGTTCGGAACGAGCTCGAAGACGGTGGGGCCGAAGTAGGGCATGGGTGTGCGGGAGTGCGCGGTCACAGGGTCTCCTGGGTGTACGGCGGCCGACCGTCCTGGTCCGGCGGCGGTTCGGGGCAGTCGAAGAGCCCGGGAAACAGCTCTGATTCGAAGTCGAAGTCGAAGTCGAGGGCGATCTGCTGCTCGGTCTCCATGTGCAGCGCGTCGGCGGTGCGTTCGTCGCGTACGGCACCGGCGGGGTCGCCGTTGGCGCGGCGGTCGCGGGCGCGCCGGTGGTGCGCGACGGCGACGAGCTGGTCGTACTCCACGTGGCGACCCGGGGTGATGAGCAATCCGGCTTGCAGGGCGATGAGGTCGGACGGGCGTCCGGCGTCTACCAGTTCCGCGGCATGCGGCAGGACGGTCTCCAACGCCTGCTGTTCGGCCTCCGCCCCGGTGAGCCGGGCGAAGGACGCGGCGGCGGCGAGCAGCAGGGGCACCTGCCGGGTGTAGCCGTCGGCCCGTGCTTCGAGCTGTCGGACGGCCGTCTCGCGCAGGCTATGGGCGAGGTCACCGTCGCTGACACGGTCTGCCCGTTCGTCCCAGGAGGGATGTACTTCCTCCCGCTGCCGCAGGGCCCTGCGCGCCTCGGTCTTCTTCCCGGCAAGGGCCTTCTCCGCGATCCGTTCCGTCATCCGGGCGCGGTACCACGCGTGCACCTCACGCAGTTCGTCGACCGGTTCCTCGGCACGGAATCCGCGGTGCAGGAGTTCCCGGACCCGCTCAAGCCCGGGCTGCCTGCCTCGCCTGGCTCCCGTGATGACGGCGGCGACCTCGGAGAGTTCCAGGGCGTCAAGCGCGCGCAGTGCCTCTGCGGCCGCCGGATCGCCCGGCAGCACGCTCAGTGCCCGCTGGAAGCGGGCACGGCTCTGCCTCCTGTCCTTCCGGCGCAGCACCTCGGTGCCGCGCCGGACCAGTGCGGCCGCCAACTCCGTGGCGAGAACGGTGTCTTCGGGAGCGAGCGCGTGCGCGGACTCCAGCCAGTGGATGCGCTGGACGAGCGAGGCCCGCTGGTAGCCGTTGCCGTCCTGGCCCGCGCTCAGCCCGGCTTTGCGGGCCATCTCGTGGTGCCACGGGTCGAGTACGAAGCCGAGACGGGCGGCTGCCGTGAGGTCGTCGAGGGTGTCCCGCCACTCGCCTTTCTCGAACTGCTCATGGGCTCTGGTGGCCAGGGCCCGGGCGAGGTGCGGCGCACAGGCTCGGTGGGCGTCGGACTCCGCCTGCCAGGTGGCGGGTTCGCCGTGGCGGCGGGTGTACGCGGTGAGGAGAGCGCGGTGCTCGCCGCACTCCTCCAGCTGCCGGGCGGCTGCGTCCACGGTGACGGGCGAACCCATCCACAACCGGCCGCCGAACAGCAGTCCCGAACAGGGGGGAGCGGTCTCGCGTGTGGGCAGCGGCCAGGCGTCGGCTGGGCACAGGCAGCCAAAGCCGTCGACGCAGCTGCCGAAGCAGTCCTCCATGCGCAGGTAGCCGCGTTCGCCGCGGACGAGCTCGCCGCTGTACTCGTACTCCTCGACGTTCCAGGCGGTCTCCCAGGCGTCGAGGACGTCGTGGCCGTCGCGTTCGTCGACCGAGCGGAGCGCTGTACGGATCCGGCCGGCCAGCGTGTCGCGAGCGGACCGCCACTCCTGGGCGCCGATGGGAGCGCCACGCCGGGCCGTCACCAGTGCTTCGAAGCGGAGCGGGTCCTCTTCGTGGAGCAGCAGGTGCCAGACACCGATGGTGAAGACCGCGTCTGCCGGAGCGACCGCCTCTCCTGTCGCGAGCGAGCGCAGAGTGCCGATCGCGAGCGCGTGTACCAGGGCGGTGCGGCGGTTCCCGGACGGGTCCGGGACGGCGTCCAGGACCTGACCGATCGTCCCCTCAAGGGCCGCCTGCCACACCAGCCGCCACAGCACATGCGCCGGGCAGCACAGGCAGGGCGTCTCGCCGGATGCGGCCTCCGGGGCGTCGAGCACGGTGCGGACGTCGCAGTGGCAGCCGATGTCGCAGGGCTGGTCCTCGCCGCTCGCGGGCGGGGTGTCGCCGAACACCGCGAGCCAACTGCGGGCCGCCCCGGGCCAGTTGCCCGCGCGTTCGGCAAGCAGGGCGCGCAGTGCGTAGTAGGAGGCGCGGTCGCCGTCGGACAGGCCGGTGCGGGCTGTGGAGATGCGGTCCAGCAGGTTGAGCGAGTACGCGAATGTGCCCGTGCCGTAGGCGCGTTCAGCCTGACGGAGCATGCGGGTGGCGTCGGTGATGTTCAAGCAGGTCCCCCATGTGCACGTGGTGCACGGTTGACCTTATGGGGCCCCTGTTGGCGTGGTCAACGGACCGTCAGATATCGGACGGCGTGGCCAGTTCCGCTCGTACGGTCTTGCCGCCCGGCGAGCGGGCCACGGTTTCCCAGTGGTCGGCGAGGAGGGTTACGAGGGTGAGGCCCCGGCCGCCGGTGGAGAGGTCGTGGTTCTCGGGGGCGGAGTGGGGGAGACGGTCGCCGCGGGCGTCGGAGACCTCGATGAGAAGGCGGCCGGGGTGGGGCAACGGGGCGTAGATCAGGGCGAGTTCGAAGTCCCGGCCGGGAACGCGGCCGTGCAGGACGGCGTTGGCGGCGAGTTCGGCGACTACGAGTTCGGCACGCTCCGTGACGTCTGGCTGGAGGCCCCAGGTGTGGAGTTCGGTGACGGCGAGGAGCCGGGCGAGGCGTGCGCCGCGACGGGTGGACGACAGTCGCTGCCTGAACGTCAGTGTGGAGGTGGCGAGTTGGGGTGCGGTGCGGTTCATGAGGCCAGCGTGGCCCGCGCGGGCGTGGAACGGTGAGAGGCGCGGCCCGTACGGGGGGTCACCGTACGGGCACATGGGGTGGACAGTACGGGGCGTACGCCGTCACTCTGAGTGCGTGTGATCGTGCGGGCGGGAAGGGGTGGCGGATGACCATCGTCGGAGAAGGGGCCGGAGTGCTTCCCGAGGGGGAAGGGGACGGGGAGCGGGAACCGCATCCGTCGGACAGTCTGCGGACGTTCGGCGCGGTCGTACAGGCGCTGCGCGAGCACGCGGGGCTGAGCCGGGTGGAGTTCGGGGAGAAGGTGCGGTTCTCGAAGCACACCGTGGAGTCCGTGGAGCTGGGACGCCGGATGCCGGACGAGTCGTTCGTGGAGCTCGGGGAGGAGGCTACGGGGAACACGGGGGCGCTACGGAAGTCGGCGCGGTATCTGTCGCGGGGGGAGGTGGGGTTGGCGGCGTGGTTTCGGGAGTGGGCTCGGCTGGAGCGGACGGCGGTGAGTCTGTGTACGTACGAGTGCAGGCTGGTGCCGGGGTTGTTGCAGTCGGAGGCGTATGCGCGGGCGGTGTTCGAGGGCACGATTCCGGTGGTGACGGACGAGCGGCTCGAAGCGCTGTCGGCGGCGCGGGCGGAACGGCAGCGGATGCTGGTGGAGCGGCCGACGACGTTGTTCAGCTTCATCGTGGAGGAGCACGTGTTCAGGCGGCGGTTCGGGGGTGCGGAGGCCATGCGCGGGATGCTTGATCACGTGCTTGAGCTGACGTCTCGGCGGAACGTGACGTTGCAGGTGGTGCCGTTGGACTCGGCGCTGCACGCGTGCCTGGACGGCCCGGTGCGCCTGCTGGAGACGCCGGAGCGGCGGAGGGTCGGATACGCCGAGGGGCAGCAGAGCGGCCGACTCATCTCGGACGCAAATGAGGTGAGCCTCCTCCACCAGCGCTATGACACACTGCGCTCGCAGGCCCTCAACCCACAGGAAACCAGGGCCCTTCTGGAGAGACTGCGAGGAGAGCGATGACGAGCGGTACAGCGGAACTGTTCTGGTTCAAGTCCAGCTACAGCGGCAGTCAGGGCGACGACTGTGTCGAGATCGCGATCGCCGAGCGGGCCGTCCACGTAAGGGATTCCAAGGATGTGGCGCGTCCGGCCTTCGCTGTTGGCCATGAAGGCTGGGGACGGTTCGTGCGGTTCGCGTCGGAGCGCTGATACGTCGAAGGGGCGCCGTCCGCTGGGTAGCGGGCGGCGCCCCTTTGCGTTGTCCGGACGTCAGCCGTCCTGGCGGGCCGGGTGGCGCGGGCCCTGACCCGGCGGCGGGGTGAGCGTGGACCGGTACGTGCCGGAGTCGCTCTCGTCGAGTGGGGTCTCCAGCGTGAGGCCGGCGGCGGCCATGCGGTCGTACTCGGCGAGGATCAGGTCCTTGGTGCGGAAGGTGCCGTGGGCCGCTTCGTCCTTGCGTTTCACGATGGGGAAGGTGTTGAGGATGTACGACACATCGTCACGGGTGATGCCGTAGAGGTGGAAGAAGAGGGCGTCGAGTTCGGCACGGATGATGACGCGTCGGGATTCGTCCCAGCGGAAGGGGGTGCCGGTGTCGCCGAGGTCTCGGGCGAAGGACTTCATGTCGTGCGCGGTGTAGGTGAGTTCGAGGACGCGCGAGGTGATCGTAGAGGTGTGAATGGTCAGTTGAGTTGGGGACGGGACGGGAAGTTGCTTGACGATGAAGAAGGACATGGAAGTGCCGCCGATGGCCTGGCGAGAGGCGTAGTCCAGTGCGAATGAAGAGAGCGCGGCGGCGAGCAACTCGGGACTCTTGACTAGAGCCAGAAGGAACTTATGGCCGACTCCGGTGGCAGGCGCAAGGGAAGCGATCATGGTGCGTACATCTGTGGCCCGACACATGTCGCGCCAACCCAGCAGCCATTCGGTATCCCACCCCTTGTTGGCCAGCCGGCTCCTCACACCGTCCGCCTTGATGTCGACACCGTGTTGATCGCTGGCGCCTGTCCTGATGTCTGATTCGCCTACCCAATAACGAGGAAGGGCGAGGACGTTCGGATCTTGCTTCTCGCTGATACGAAGCTCCTGGGGGTCGCCCTCAGAGGTGTACGTGGCCCAGCGGTGATCGAAGTGGTGGAGCATCTTCGCCTCGTACAGAGGCAGCAGTCGTTCCTCCCCACGTACCAGTACGTTCCCGTCAAGGCGCCAGCCGTCTGCAAGCATCGAGTCGAGGGTTTCGCTGTCGGCGGGCGAGGGGCGGAAGAGGTGGGAGTCATGGGACATGTCGAACATACGCAGGAACGACACACCCCACGGGTTCCCATTCGTCTTGTCGGACTCCTTGAGGAGAACCGGCACTCGGCGGTAGATGCCGAGGGTGATTTCGGCGTCGCGGCGAGAGCGGAAGACCGGGCACGTACCGGTGTTGGGGTTGAGGAGGGTGATCTCCTCGGGGGTGAGGGTGAAGACCTTGTCGGGGGCCTCCAGATCCGCTGGGTCGTGGGCGAAGAAGGCGAATCGGGCGGCCGGTTCGCGTAGGGAGCGGCCTGCGAGGGAGAGCACGCAGAACTTGAACGAGCGGTGTACGCCGGGGAAGAGGGGCTGCGCGTTCTCAAAGTCGAAAAGTGCAGTCAGCGACCCCTTCGACACCAGGTCCTTGAAGAAGTACTGCGTACGAGCATCCGTCGCGATACCTGTCGGCACGATGACACCGGTACGCCCCCGACTGCCGGTCAGAATGCGGTCAGCCTCGGCGAACAGCGCGTACAGATTGAGATTCCCCTGCCCCGTCAGGGGATAGCGCCCGGAGATGCGAAGGAAGTGGCTCTCGCCATACACCCTGCGCTTGCCAGCCTCGTACTCGTTGAACAACCCCACAGTGTCGGGGTCGTCCCCGAGCGCCTGAATCTTCTTCTTCCGGGCCGCCGTGTTGTTGGTCGCCGCGATGTCCGGTGCTCGTACGGCAAAGAACTCCGTCTCCGGGAAGTTGATGCTGTCCCACGGCGGATTCCCCACCACCACATCGAACCCGCCAGCCCACCCCGTAGCCGGATCGACACCCGCCCCCGACTCCGGAACCGCGAACACCTCCGGGAACTCCAGATGCCAGTGGAAGAACCGGTACTGCTCGCTCAGCGCGAGCACCTCCGTGAGCGTCGCGTCGTTCACCGCCGCCGTGTCCCCGGCAAGCAGGTTCCGTACGACGTCGTGCGTCGGCGCCTCGGGCGCGCCCTGCTGCTTCGGCCAGACGAAGGCGGCACACCACGTGTCCGCCGTCTCGCGGTCGCGCGTGTACGCGGAGGAGCTCACGTACGCCTCGTACGCCGCCTCCTGGGCGTTGACGTCACTGAGGTCGTCGGCCGGAGCATTGGTGATCCGGCTGAGCTGAGCCGCGAGGCGCGCATTGCTCGGCACCGTGACCTCGGACTCGGCGAACAGGTCGCCCTGGCCGCTGCGTTGGGCCTTGTTGCGCTTCTTGAGGGCTGCCGCGTACTTCTTGTCGTCGCCCTCGATCGCATCGAACGCCTCGTCGGGCACGCCGCCCGCGAGGAGTGACGGCGTCGTGCCGAGCAGCGCGTTGCCGTGCCGGACATGCGCGTCCAGGAACCCCAGCGCCTTCCCCGGCTCCATCGCCTCCAGCCACAGCGACACTTTCGCCAGCTCGACCGCCATCGGGTTGAGGTCGACGCCGTAGATGCATCGCGCCACAACCTCCCGCAGCGCATGCCGTACCGCGTCCACCGTCGGCTCCGGGTTGTGCTCGCGTACCGCCGCGACCCGCTTGGCGATCCGCCGTGCCGAGGCGACCAGGAAGTGCCCGGACCCGCACGCCGGGTCGCACACCGTGAGGCCGAGCAGCTCCTCGACGATGTCGTCCGCCGGATCGGGGCGACCGCCCGCCGAGGCCCGCTGCTCGCCGCGCTTGACCGCGTCGTCGATGACCGGGTCGAGCGTCGTGTCGAGAAGGCACTCGATCAGCGAGGACGGGGTGTAGTAACTGCCCGTCGTCTTACGGCTGTTGCCCGCCACCTCGACCAGTTCGAACGACCGGTCCGTCGCTGAGTGCTTCGGCTCCAGTTCGAGGAGCGACTCGTACACCGAGCCGAGTTCCTCCGCGTCCAGGTGCCGGTAGTCGACGGCCCGCCATCGCCGAGCCCCCGGGTCGCGTACCTGCGCCAGGTGCTCGACGGCCGTGAGGAGCGCTTCGTTGGTCAGCTTCAGGCCGTCCAGCGGCTTGTCCGCCTCCTTGCGCGAGAACAGTCCGCCGAGTCCGGGCAGGGCCAGCTCGGGCCGGCCGCCCTCGGTGCCGAGCGCGTCGAGAACGAGCCGCAACGCCTCGTACTGGTCGCCGTGCGCGGTGCCCTGGCGTCGCCGCGCCCGCCTGCGAAGCCGGGCCGAGGAGAAGTAGCGGGCGTAGGCGTCCTTGGCCTGCTCGTCCGCCTCCGGGTCGAGGAGCGCGTCACGGTCCTCGGCGACGAACACGAACAGCAGCCGGTAGACGAGTCGCAGGAGCGCCGCTTGGAGCGCCTTCGGGTCGGTGTTCTCGCGCAGCCGCGTGTTGTCCGGGTGGCGCAGGAAGCCCGTACCGAGAACCGTCAGAGCCTTCTGCACACCGAGCCGCAATTGGTCCAGGGCCCGCGCGCCGGAGGTGACGGCCTCGGTCCGCCACTTCTCCAGCCAGCACCCGGACGCCGCCGTACCCTCCGCCACCTCGAACCGTGACGCGTGCAGCACGCAGTACAGCAGCACGAACTCGCTGAACAGCTCGCCGTCGAAGATCGCCTCCAGGTCGAACTCGACGTACGCGGCTGTCGCGAACGACGACGAGTCGCGGAGCAGGCGCAGGGTTCGACCGTTGGTGAGGACCGCCCAGAGGTGGGCCTCGACCCGGTTGAGGCAGTCCTGGACCAGGGACTGCGGCGGGACCTGCCCGGCCGCCGGCCGCTTGTCCGGCTCCTGGTTCCACGGGATCAGGTGGAGCAGGGCGGGTCCGTGCCGGTGCGAGATGCGGAACCTGGTCTCCGTATCGGAATCGGCGCGGATCCCGTCCGGCCCGACCTCCGTCAGCGTCCCGAAGTCCAGCTTGCGGAAGAGCTGGGAGAGCCAGTCGGAGGAGGCGCGGCCCGTCGGGTCGGCGGCGGGCGCTCCGGTCGCCGGGTCGGCGGGCAGCGCGGTGCGCAGTTCGCGCCAGAGGGGCTTGAGGTACTCCCAGGCGCGTTCGGCCTCGTCGCGGACGGCTACCGAGCCCGGAAGGCCGTAGTCGGCGGACTTGGTGCCCGGCAGGTTCCTCGCCTCGGCGATACGGACGAGCATGTCGCCGGGGAGCAGCCCGCCGACGGTGGTGACGGCGGTGAAGACCGGTGCGGTGCGGGTGGCGGCGGACATCAGGCTTCGGCTCCGGTCACGGTAGAGGCGGCAGAAGGCGTAGAAGGAGAGGCGGGCTGCTGCGGCAGGTACACGTACACGCCGAGGACGTCGGCAGGCTCCTGCGGTACGACCTTCAGGCCGCGCACGATCTCATCGCCGGCCTTGCGCACCCGCCGGTGCGAGGCGTCGAGGTCGGCGGCGAGCGCGACACCGTACTCCGCGATGTGGCCGGACAGGTCCGGCAGTCCGTCCAGGGTGCGGGTGATCTGGTTGCGGGCCAGCTGCTCGTGGGTGTTGGCGGCGGCCCGCGCCCCGAGGAGCGAGGCCGCCGCGTCGTCGTCGAGCCAGCGCGCCCGCGCCGGGAGACCCTCGAAGGCGAGCAGGCGGGCGTCCTCCGCGACGATCTGCCGCTCGCCGTTGCGGGACGGCAGCGTCAGGTGGAAGCGGTAGCGCACCAGGAGGAGCGTGGTGCGGGTGGTGACCGCGT includes:
- a CDS encoding DUF4357 domain-containing protein, translated to MPQLPDRLPGFPDFRIALPKDAGEARGHLLTEIGDNGSHKFLVTAGSAVSAEDWPGLPPAARRLRAELRDSGTLADGPRSDTWTASRDIECNSPSAAAALVLGYGATGPGTWRSTDDGHRLGDFLPQSWRAPQKAWLVRGNNVSGHNLVRQLWLKEGVVSLDAAHLPQVDEPDPTKSVLRRFVEEGYEGSATYHQKRGLVDELHAFITQMRIGDTVATLSDGLLHLGRITGDLVQSGSPGGLSNLRRTVSWQETSHPYEELPEEIQQKLSAQHDVVDLTSVLEQLAALTGGAGTASEEAGQVLDSSTEQRVLTLPEVTEEFAHKLLVHDRSFVDELRELLLDERQMVLYGPPGTGKTYLALQLAEYFGGGPEQVKIVQFHPSYAYEDFFEGFRPVEDPETREVAFRLTAGPLRELADTASREGNRHVPHFLIIDEINRANLAKVFGELYFLLEYRTRSVRLTYSGDDFGLPPNLYVIGTMNTADRSIALVDAAMRRRFAFVELSPRVEPTAGLLTRWLEREGKDPEPASLLDALNEAIDDPDFAIGPSYLMKPGVYREGGLDRTWRTKILPLLEEHHYGEGLDIAARYGLDALRERIRRA
- a CDS encoding ATP-binding protein translates to MNRTAPQLATSTLTFRQRLSSTRRGARLARLLAVTELHTWGLQPDVTERAELVVAELAANAVLHGRVPGRDFELALIYAPLPHPGRLLIEVSDARGDRLPHSAPENHDLSTGGRGLTLVTLLADHWETVARSPGGKTVRAELATPSDI
- a CDS encoding Hsp70 family protein, producing the protein MPYRTLGIDLGTTNSVTVWMDGGVPVVLPNRHGEQATASAVGVDADGSLLVGSEALGVRDRLPGSVITEVKRLIGRRHADDDVQRLLAERPADAPPVRESTDGDGGVEIRLGAHWLTPVQISAILLRRLRTDAENTAGEPFRRAVITVPAYFTEPQFAAVREAGELAGFTVVRILEEPTAAAHAFGVERLVEDDDDMCSVLVYDLGGGTFDVSLLIIGPGYFKVYGLGGDKSLGGADFDSALYRMLVEERLGDRDLSGTGDAARIRAASERTKIELSDVPAAEIILAPLGENGGSWTGKVTRDGFEALISADIARTLEITRGVLRETSRMPEDIDKVLLVGGSTRIPLVRRLLTELFGEEKVNSETDPMAAVALGAGIETGLVSALACPSEQCLTTGIPLAESACPDCGTSLLGTATIDCPDCHVPAAEGTVSCPVCARDLSGLRASAPVAARAECPHCGCRQNSTTSTVCRDCDQPLDAGGLKCPRCQMVNASGLTACSACDALFHTDQPEQVTAQNLGLALDDGTVAVVFPAGTTYPTDWQNIEDLQVRPDTATALTFRFVEGPHEKSHARNEFCGQHTHLLGAGSGGAERLVLRVRIDENRTVHLAYRLGDGEEQGARLRRSAVADGIGRDAAHLLDEVHTHLAHFGDELKDAERDAFTELTEQLTATVRGETLGRSLDGFLDEARDTVETCRNARGWTANVSIGARRGRELGLGRLAGELGDARRALDAARERMDLPAMRAATENARSLWRQIDTATWRSMLAAHDAELGRFPESVRRSVLTTWDELRAAATRGDYADQDALHVKLNDLAGHSQAPVPTARKHRDSAQVFPERR
- the grpE gene encoding nucleotide exchange factor GrpE, with the protein product MTTPPPGPDELSKLRVRVAALSRKRDDAEARLTGLLTALLPLDDLLADTAARSEELGRSEADPTGRLAAAVQQQTDAAHRMLRAELARHDVRPMDLTGKTPDPVEARVTGVEPHPTAPEGTVLRETVTGFRHGTDCLRRADVVLAVPGPAPTPEPVPAPQPVPVPATEPAAHDGPPKAGPTRERRNQPRRTSRARRRQPLPRKPSKRRR